The Alphaproteobacteria bacterium genome contains a region encoding:
- a CDS encoding cupin domain-containing protein: protein MSTNLGTMEELPVDYRDAVASANTTPLWPLMRKALPHDAPQPQSKACLWAFDKIRPLLLRAGELTPVEKAERRVLILSDPGRGPGAMRVAGPIFCGMQLLLPGEKAPAHRHTPSAARIVVEGEGAYTIVNGEKCMMERGDLILTPGGAWHDHGHDGKGPVIWLDALDLPLFIDLEAAYSVERELQAPKNRPDASEVEYATPGMVPARRNGHARPTYPMMRYPWANAVEGLRALAEHTPRSEPVELDYVNPETGDACLPTMGFTAMMLRAAESVKPPLRSTSAVHHVVEGSGKSTINGETFAWKTGDTFSAPCFSLIEHSAAKEPAFLIRVHDTPLQQKLNYYEERPRPQ from the coding sequence ATGAGCACCAACCTCGGCACCATGGAAGAGCTGCCAGTCGACTACCGCGATGCGGTGGCGAGCGCGAACACCACGCCGCTCTGGCCGCTGATGCGCAAGGCGCTGCCGCACGATGCGCCGCAGCCGCAGAGCAAGGCGTGCCTGTGGGCCTTCGACAAGATCCGCCCGCTGCTGCTGCGTGCGGGCGAGCTCACCCCGGTCGAAAAGGCCGAGCGACGCGTGCTGATCCTCTCCGATCCGGGCCGCGGGCCAGGCGCGATGCGGGTCGCGGGGCCGATCTTCTGCGGCATGCAGCTGCTGCTGCCCGGCGAGAAGGCGCCGGCGCACCGCCACACGCCGAGCGCCGCGCGCATCGTGGTCGAGGGCGAAGGCGCCTACACCATCGTCAACGGCGAAAAATGCATGATGGAGCGCGGCGACCTGATCCTGACGCCGGGCGGTGCGTGGCATGACCACGGCCATGACGGCAAGGGCCCGGTGATCTGGCTCGATGCGCTCGACCTGCCGCTGTTCATCGATCTGGAAGCCGCCTACTCGGTCGAGCGCGAATTGCAGGCGCCGAAAAACCGTCCCGATGCCTCCGAGGTCGAGTATGCGACGCCCGGCATGGTGCCGGCGCGCCGCAATGGGCACGCGCGCCCGACCTATCCGATGATGCGCTACCCGTGGGCCAACGCCGTCGAGGGCCTGCGCGCGCTTGCCGAGCACACGCCGCGCTCCGAGCCGGTCGAGCTCGACTACGTCAATCCGGAAACCGGCGATGCCTGCCTGCCGACCATGGGCTTCACCGCCATGATGCTGCGCGCCGCCGAGAGCGTGAAACCGCCGCTGCGCTCGACGTCCGCGGTGCATCATGTCGTCGAAGGCTCGGGCAAGTCGACCATCAACGGCGAGACCTTCGCCTGGAAGACCGGCGACACGTTTTCGGCGCCGTGCTTCTCGCTGATCGAGCATAGTGCCGCGAAGGAGCCCGCGTTCCTGATCCGCGTGCACGACACGCCGCTGCAACAGAAGCTGAACTATTACGAAGAGCGGCCGCGGCCGCAGTAA
- a CDS encoding MgtC/SapB family protein has translation MTADIVSADAMVLLRLIAAALAGVILGWPRQMSEKPIGMRTLALVSLGAAMVTVAALRYEGLHGEANALSRVLQGIVQGLTVGVGFIGAGVILRDSSTNKVHGLTTATTVLIAAALGIACGLGDWVVAAGGLVLALAILIVLKRFESQVTREPEKH, from the coding sequence GTGACAGCCGACATCGTGTCCGCCGACGCCATGGTGCTGTTGCGCCTCATCGCCGCGGCGCTGGCCGGCGTCATTCTCGGCTGGCCGCGCCAGATGAGCGAGAAGCCGATCGGCATGCGCACGCTGGCGCTGGTGTCGCTCGGCGCCGCGATGGTGACGGTGGCGGCGCTCCGTTACGAGGGTCTCCACGGTGAGGCGAACGCGCTCAGCCGCGTGCTGCAGGGCATCGTGCAGGGCCTGACGGTCGGCGTCGGCTTCATCGGGGCGGGCGTGATCCTGCGCGACAGCAGCACCAACAAGGTGCACGGGCTGACCACCGCGACCACCGTGCTGATTGCGGCGGCGCTCGGCATCGCCTGCGGGCTGGGGGACTGGGTGGTCGCGGCCGGCGGGCTCGTGCTGGCGCTGGCGATCCTGATCGTGCTCAAGCGCTTCGAGAGCCAAGTCACCCGCGAACCGGAAAAGCATTGA